Proteins encoded in a region of the Peptococcus niger genome:
- the gap gene encoding type I glyceraldehyde-3-phosphate dehydrogenase, with protein MSTKIGINGFGRIGRLVLRAAMEHPDVEVVAVNSTSNPEGTARLFEFDSTHGRYQGDVTFDDEHLIIDGKAIHLFSDRDPKNLQWGKFGADIVIDSTGKFKTVDAASVHLETGAKKVIITAPSPDAQMIVMGVNQDAYDPSQPVVSNASCTTNCLAPVTKVIHDHFNIVAGIMTTVHSFTNDQKNLDNRHKDPRRARGCTQSIIPTTTGAAKAMGKVIPALNGKMNGFALRVPTPNVSLTDVVFQLEESPSVEEVNGLLKEAADGELKGILGFSDQPLVSIDYNGDPRSSIVDGLSTMKVSDHLIKIIAWYDNEWAYSKRCVDLASFIDAK; from the coding sequence ATGAGTACAAAAATCGGTATTAATGGCTTTGGTCGCATCGGGCGGTTGGTGTTACGTGCTGCCATGGAGCATCCTGATGTTGAAGTTGTTGCTGTCAACAGTACCTCTAATCCGGAAGGCACAGCGCGCCTCTTTGAATTTGATTCCACCCATGGTCGCTATCAAGGTGACGTCACATTTGATGATGAGCATTTGATCATCGATGGCAAAGCGATTCACCTGTTCAGCGACCGAGACCCTAAAAATTTGCAATGGGGTAAATTTGGTGCGGATATTGTTATTGATTCCACCGGTAAATTTAAAACTGTTGATGCTGCATCGGTACATTTGGAAACCGGTGCCAAAAAAGTTATTATTACCGCTCCCAGTCCGGACGCCCAAATGATTGTAATGGGGGTTAACCAGGACGCATACGATCCCTCCCAGCCGGTTGTTTCTAATGCCAGCTGTACAACCAACTGCCTGGCTCCAGTGACGAAGGTCATTCATGACCACTTCAATATTGTTGCCGGGATTATGACCACCGTTCATTCTTTCACCAATGACCAAAAGAACCTGGACAACCGCCATAAAGACCCCCGCCGTGCACGTGGCTGCACTCAATCAATCATTCCTACGACAACCGGCGCGGCTAAAGCAATGGGCAAGGTCATTCCGGCTTTAAACGGCAAAATGAACGGTTTTGCTTTGCGGGTGCCTACGCCAAATGTGTCCCTGACAGATGTGGTGTTCCAATTAGAAGAATCTCCGAGCGTCGAAGAGGTTAACGGTCTCTTAAAAGAAGCTGCCGATGGCGAATTAAAAGGCATCCTCGGCTTTTCTGACCAACCTTTGGTTTCTATTGATTATAACGGCGACCCCCGCTCCTCCATTGTTGATGGGCTTTCAACAATGAAGGTTAGCGATCATTTAATTAAGATTATCGCCTGGTACGATAATGAATGGGCTTACAGTAAGCGTTGCGTTGACTTAGCCAGCTTTATCGATGCCAAATAA
- the thiI gene encoding tRNA uracil 4-sulfurtransferase ThiI, translating into MKYDHILVRYGELGLKGKNQKQFLKTLVNNMRRQVEREIGKRPDVIREQGRLSIPLKGQPPQPFYPALDRVFGISTYSPVMTTSLDPADIQAAVLSELAQVPLEGKTFRVSVRRANKRFPIRSMDFQLQLAEAILAKYPQLVPNLTNYDLEISVDIRFEQAHIFLEKRPGLGGLPLGTGGRAELLLSGGIDSPVAGWLMMRRGVVVEGLHFHSYPYTSKQAEEKVLHLAEKMAAYSGHIDLHLVPFTPIQEAIGANCHSNIRITLMRRIMLRIAEQIADLRHAKALVTGDNIGQVASQTIESLYAINEVTTMPVLRPLLTYDKVDTVKIAKAIDTYETSVLPYEDCCTVFVPKEPKTKPKRHECAREEGRIEGLDELIRQAIEGTETVRCFANGSQPPKRAKLMDLIAAKDEDNG; encoded by the coding sequence ATGAAATACGATCATATTTTAGTGCGATATGGTGAGTTGGGTCTGAAGGGTAAAAACCAAAAGCAATTTCTAAAAACGCTGGTCAACAATATGCGGCGTCAAGTGGAAAGAGAAATTGGAAAGCGACCTGACGTTATTCGCGAACAGGGGCGGCTATCCATTCCTTTGAAGGGTCAACCACCGCAGCCGTTTTATCCGGCTTTAGACCGTGTATTCGGTATTTCAACCTATAGCCCTGTCATGACCACCAGCCTTGATCCTGCAGACATTCAAGCTGCTGTATTGTCTGAATTGGCGCAGGTGCCACTGGAGGGCAAGACCTTTCGGGTAAGTGTCCGCCGTGCCAACAAGCGGTTTCCAATTCGGTCCATGGATTTTCAGCTGCAACTGGCAGAGGCCATTTTGGCCAAATATCCTCAACTGGTGCCCAATCTGACCAATTATGATTTGGAAATTTCCGTTGACATCCGCTTTGAACAGGCCCATATCTTTTTGGAAAAACGACCCGGTTTAGGCGGGTTGCCGTTGGGAACCGGTGGTCGTGCCGAACTGCTCTTGAGCGGCGGCATTGACAGTCCCGTTGCCGGATGGCTCATGATGCGCCGCGGTGTCGTTGTTGAGGGGCTGCATTTTCACAGCTATCCCTACACCTCTAAACAAGCAGAGGAAAAAGTGCTTCATTTGGCGGAAAAAATGGCCGCCTACAGTGGCCATATTGACCTACACCTGGTGCCCTTTACCCCAATCCAAGAAGCCATCGGCGCCAATTGCCACAGCAATATTCGGATCACCTTGATGCGTCGCATTATGCTCCGTATTGCTGAACAGATTGCCGACTTGCGTCACGCCAAAGCCTTGGTAACGGGCGATAACATTGGACAAGTTGCCAGCCAAACCATTGAGAGCCTTTATGCCATTAATGAAGTAACCACCATGCCGGTCTTACGCCCGCTTTTAACTTATGACAAGGTGGATACCGTAAAAATTGCAAAAGCCATTGATACCTACGAAACATCGGTTTTGCCGTATGAAGACTGCTGTACCGTGTTCGTCCCAAAAGAGCCGAAGACCAAGCCCAAACGTCACGAATGTGCCCGTGAAGAAGGTCGTATAGAAGGCTTGGATGAGTTAATCCGGCAGGCCATTGAAGGTACAGAAACCGTGCGTTGCTTTGCCAACGGTAGCCAACCGCCCAAGCGCGCCAAATTGATGGATTTGATTGCAGCAAAGGATGAGGACAATGGGTAA
- a CDS encoding DEAD/DEAH box helicase produces MSFTIEELSAPLKRAIDDMGFESLTPIQEQAIPIGLSGQDLIGQAQTGTGKTTAFAVPFLERITDDDTIQVLILTPTRELCIQVEKEIYKLSRYLPLHSLAIYGGQDINRQIASLKNRPQIIVATPGRLKDHLRRRTIRLSAIKVVILDEADEMLNMGFVEDIEDILKNCPEERQTMMFSATMRPEIKHIAETYMKDPAMVTISRETLTVPAIDQEAFIVYEDKKLLLLSRLLDMMQPDLAMIFGRTKRRVDELTRALQQLGFRADGLHGDLSQYQRDQVMRKFREKRIDILVATDVAARGLDVQGVTHVFNFDLPQDADSYVHRIGRTGRAGNDGLAMSFVTPREKDHLAYIERTIKQTIARSPIPSDKDTRQVRRANLYQEVVEALEAGGSQHLSGVAQDLIDMYGAEEALMATLSLITDGEERDTAAKRINLTAEKPIYNKNKSGKGGKNYSGNRSKGHHGRKTRSYYGKDKRKDSYKGKNDKRKQAARRKSS; encoded by the coding sequence GTGAGTTTTACAATAGAAGAATTATCTGCCCCCTTAAAGCGTGCCATTGATGACATGGGGTTTGAATCGCTGACGCCAATCCAGGAGCAGGCCATCCCCATTGGTCTTTCAGGACAGGATTTAATTGGTCAGGCGCAAACGGGAACCGGGAAGACGACGGCCTTTGCTGTCCCTTTTCTGGAACGCATCACCGATGATGACACCATTCAAGTGCTCATTTTAACGCCGACGCGTGAACTGTGCATTCAAGTTGAAAAAGAAATCTATAAATTATCCCGGTATTTGCCCTTGCACTCATTGGCCATTTATGGCGGCCAGGATATTAATCGCCAAATTGCTTCTTTGAAAAACAGGCCGCAAATTATTGTTGCAACTCCGGGACGGTTGAAAGATCACTTGCGGAGACGCACCATTCGCTTGAGTGCCATAAAAGTGGTGATTCTTGATGAAGCGGATGAAATGTTGAACATGGGCTTTGTGGAAGATATTGAAGATATTCTCAAAAATTGTCCGGAAGAGCGTCAAACCATGATGTTTTCAGCCACCATGCGGCCTGAAATTAAACACATTGCGGAAACGTATATGAAGGACCCGGCAATGGTGACCATCAGCCGGGAAACATTGACGGTGCCGGCCATCGACCAGGAAGCCTTTATTGTCTATGAAGATAAAAAATTGCTACTTTTGTCGCGTCTTTTGGACATGATGCAACCAGACTTGGCCATGATCTTCGGGCGGACCAAGCGACGGGTGGATGAACTGACCCGTGCCTTGCAGCAATTAGGCTTTCGTGCAGATGGGTTACACGGTGATTTGAGCCAATATCAACGGGACCAAGTCATGCGCAAGTTCCGTGAAAAACGCATTGATATTTTAGTCGCAACGGATGTGGCCGCTCGTGGGTTGGATGTGCAGGGTGTGACCCATGTATTTAATTTTGATTTGCCACAAGATGCCGACAGCTATGTTCATCGCATCGGCCGTACCGGTCGTGCCGGCAATGACGGCTTGGCCATGTCTTTTGTCACGCCGAGGGAAAAAGACCACTTGGCCTACATTGAACGCACCATCAAGCAGACCATTGCCCGCTCACCGATTCCCAGTGATAAGGATACGCGGCAGGTGCGCAGAGCCAACCTGTATCAAGAAGTCGTAGAGGCTTTAGAGGCTGGTGGCAGTCAGCATTTAAGCGGTGTGGCACAGGATTTAATTGATATGTATGGCGCTGAAGAAGCGCTGATGGCAACCTTATCACTCATTACCGATGGCGAAGAAAGAGATACGGCCGCAAAACGCATTAATTTAACCGCAGAAAAGCCGATCTATAATAAAAATAAAAGCGGTAAAGGCGGAAAAAATTATAGCGGCAATCGCTCAAAAGGTCACCACGGTCGGAAGACCAGGTCTTATTACGGGAAAGATAAACGTAAAGACTCTTACAAGGGGAAAAATGATAAGCGGAAACAAGCCGCTCGACGCAAAAGTTCATAA